Below is a genomic region from Candidatus Schneideria nysicola.
CGGCCATTCCAGATCGATAGAGACGTTCGGATTCTCGTGATCCAGTTAAGATCATCCCTTCTCCTTTTGCATTAACACGATCACGAGTCATATAGTATAAACCTAATACGACATCCTGTGATGGAACAATAATGGGTTCTCCATTTGCTGGTGACAAAATATTATTCGTTGACATCATTAAAGCACGAGCTTCTAATTGAGCTTCAAGCGTTAATGGAACATGTACCGCCATCTGATCACCATCAAAGTCGGCATTGTAGGCCGCACAGACTAATGGATGTAATTGTATTGCTTTGCCTTCAATTAATACGGGTTCAAAAGCTTGAATACCAAGACGATGTAAAGTGGGAGCACGATTTAACATGACCGGATGTTCACGAATAACTTCATCTAAAATATCCCAAACAACTGGATCTTCTCTTTCCACCATTTTTTTTGCAGACTTAATCGTATTAGCAAAACCATGTAATTCTAACTTTCCATAAAGAAAAGGTTTAAATAACTCCAGTGCCATCTTTTTAGGTAAACCACATTGATGTAAACGTAAATACGGACCAACGGTAATGACTGATCGTCCGGAATAATCTACACGTTTCCCCAATAAATTTTGACGAAAACGTCCTTGTTTTCCTTTAATCATATCTGCAAGCGATTTTAGTGGTCTTTTATTCGACCCAGTGATAGCACGTCCACGACGACCATTGTCAAGCAATGCATCTACCGATTCTTGTAACATACGTTTCTCATTACGGATAATAATATCCGGTGCGGCTAAATCTAAAAGTCGCTTTAATCTATTATTACGATTTATCACACGACGATAAAGATCATTAAGATCTGAAGTTGCAAATCGACCTCCATCTAAAGGAACAAGAGGACGTAAATCAGGAGGTAATACAGGCAGAACCGTTAAAATCATCCATTCAGGCTTATTCTCAGAATGTAAAAACGATTCTAATAATTTAATACGTTTCGTTAATTTTCTACGTTTGGTTTCAGAATGTGTCTCCTCGAATTCTTCACGAAGTTTTTCGCATTCTAAAGAGAGATCGATATTTTTTAAAATAGACTGAATTGCTTCCGCACCCATTTTTGCATTAAATTCATCCCCAAATTCTTCTAATGCATCAAGATATTGATCTTCCGTTAAAACTTGATATTTTTCAAGACTTGTGAGTCCTGATTCAAGGACAACATACGATTCAAAATATAAAATACGTTCTATATCTCTTAAAGGCATATCTAATAGTAAACCAATACGAGATGGAAGAGATTTAAGAAACCAAATATGAGCTGTTGGAGAAGCCAACTCTATATGACCCATTCGTTCTCTTCGTACTTTAGTTTGAGTCACTTCAACGCCACATTTTTCACAAACCACCCCTCGATGTTTTAAACGTTTATATTTTCCACATAAACATTCATAATCTTTGACTGGACCAAAAATACGCGCACAAAATAATCCATCACGTTCTGGCTTAAAAGTACGATAATTAATAGTTTCCGGTTTTTTGACTTCACCAAAGGACCAAGAACGAATCATCTCCGGTGAAGCTAAAGAAATATTAATTGCATCAAATTCTTCAATCTTAGAATAATTTTTGATCAAATGGGATAAATCTTTCACAAATAGGCTCCCTTATCGGAAAGAAAAGAAATACTTCCAAAAAAAAATTGTTTTAAAAACATTTACTACATACTCATTATTTTTCTAACTCAATATTTATTCCAAGTGAACGAATTTCCTTTAATAATACATTAAAGGATTCTGGAATAGCAGGTTCCATCGTATGATTCCCATCCACGATATTTTTATACATTTTGGTTCTACCATTGACGTCATCTGACTTTACCGTCAACATTTCTTGTAAAGTATATGCCGCTCCATAAGCTTCTAATGCCCATACTTCCATTTCTCCAAAACGTTGTCCACCAAATTGTGCTTTACCACCTAAAGGTTGCTGAGTAACTAAACTATACGAACCAGTAGAACGAGCATGCATTTTATCATCTACGAGATGATTCAATTTTAAGACGTACATATACCCTACTGTCACCTTTCTTTCAAATTTTTCTCCAGTTCTACCATCAAATAAAGTAATTTGACCAGAAGGAGGAATATCTCCTAATTGTAATAATTCCTTAATTTCTTTTTCTGTTGCTCCATCAAATACAGGAGTCGCAATTGGCATCCCATGTTTTAAGTTTTCTGCAAGACGTAATATTTCTTCATCAGAAAAGGTACTAAGATCCACTTTTTGACGAGTTTCATTTCCTAAATCATAGGCTTTTTGAAGAAAAGAACGTATTTTACATATATTTCTATTGTTTTGTAGTAGAATATTGATTTTATCGCCTATTCCTTTTGCAGCCATACCCAAATGTGTTTCTAATATTTGACCTATATTCATACGAGATGGTACACCTAGTGGATTTAATACTATATCAATAGGTATTCCTTTCTCATCATAAGGCATATCTTCTATTGGATTAATTTTAGAGATTACCCCTTTATTTCCATGTCTTCCTGCCATTTTATCACCTGGTTGTATTTGGCGTTTGACTGCTAAGTAAACTTTAACTATTTTTAATACACCTGGTGCTAATTCATCACATTGAGTAATTCTTCTTTTTTTATCCTCAAGTTTTTTTTCTAACTTAATTTGAATTTCATTATATTGTTCTGCTAATTTTCTAAGTTGATATTGCTTTGATGGATCCATTAAATCAAATTCTAACCAATTTTCATATGGTAATTTATCGAGGATATTACCTATTTCCGCATTCTCAGAGAGAAGTAATTCACGTACTCGAGTAAAGAGATTCATCTTAAGCATTTGTAATTCTTCATGGATATTTTGTTTAGCCTCTTTAATCTGTATTTCTTCTATTTCTAAAGTACGTTTATCCTTTTTCACCCCTTCTCTTGTAAAAATCTGAATATCAACAACTGTTCCGGATACTCCATTAGGTACTCGTAAAGAAGAATCCTTAACATCAGATGCTTTTTCACCAAATATAGCACGTAATAATTTTTCTTCTGGTGTCAGCTGTGTTTCCCCCTTTGGAGTCACTTTTCCTACTAAAATATCACCACCAATAACTTCAGCACCTATATATACAATGCCAGATTCATCCAACTTAGATAATGCAGATTCACCAACACTGGGAATATCCGCAGTAATTTCTTCAGGACCTAACTTAGTATCACGAGATATACAAGAGAGTTCTTGTATATGAATAGTTGTAAAACAGTCTTTCTGTACTACACGTTCGGATATTAACATTGAATCTTCAAAGTTATATCCATTCCAAGGCATAAATGCTATACGCATATTTTTACCTAACGCAAGTTCTCCAAGGTCCGTTGCAGGACCATCAGCTAAAACATCTCCACGTTTAATAGTTTCGCCTAATGAAACACAAAGAGTTTGATTAATACAAGTATTCTGATTAGAACGTACATATTTTTTTAAATTATAAATATCAATACCTGCTTCTCCTGGAAGGATTTCAGATGAAACCACATTGACTACTATACGAGATGCATCTACATATTGAATGGTTCCACTTCTTTTAGCAATGACAGTTACTCCAGAATCTATAGCTACTGCTCTTTCCATCCCTGTTCCTACAAGCGGTTTTTCAGTACGTAAAGTAGGAACCGCTTGACGCTGCATATTCGCTCCCATTAAAGCACGATTGGCATCATCATGTTCCAAAAATGGAATTAATGATGCTCCTACTGATACTATTTGTTGAGTGGATACATCCATATAATTAACCTGATCACGATTAAATAAACCGGATTCCCCTTTATATCTACAAGTAATAAAATCATCCAAAAATTGACCTTGCATATTTAAATTCGTATTAGCTTGTGCAATAACAAAATTTCCTTCTTCAATAGCGGATAGATAGTGAATGTCATCGGTTACTGATCCATCTTTTACACATCGATACGGGGTTTCTAAGAACCCATATTTATTTGTTCTAGCATATACTGCTAAAGAATTGATTAAACCAATATTAGGACCTTCTGGAGTTTCAATTGGACAAACACGACCATAATGCGTTGGGTGCACATCACGAACTTCAAATCCAGCACGTTCACGAGTTAAACCACCAGGACCTAAAGCAGAAATACGACGCTTATGAGTAATTTCTGATAATGGATTATTTTGATCCATAAATTGAGATAATTGACTAGAACCGAAAAATTCTTTTAATACGGCAGAAATTAATTTAGCATTAATCATATCCTGAGGAAGTAAGGCATCTAGATCACCTAATGAAAGACGTTCTTTTACTGCACGTTCTATGCGTACAAGACCGATTCTAAATTGATTTTCCGCCATCTCTCCTACAGAACGAATACGTCTATTTCCTAGATGATCTATATCATCTATTTCACCTTTTCCATTACGAATATCAATAAGTTTTTTTATAACCTCAATAATATCTTCTTTACTTAAAATACTAGAACCTTCAATTTGCTGACGTTTTAATGATCGATTAAATTTCATTCTACCTACAGAGGATAAATCATATCTTTCTTCTGAAAAAAATAAATTTAGGAATAAATTTTCTGCTGCTTCACGAGTGGGAGGTTCGCCTGGACGTATAATATGATAAATTTCGACTAAGGCACTAAATTTATCGAATGTTGGATCAATACGTAATGTATCTGAGATATAAGAACCATGATCTAAATCATTTGTAAATATTGTTTCAATCCGATTGAAGCCACATTGAATTAATTTATCAAGTAACTCTAATGATAATTCTGAATTAGCAGGAAGAAGAACTTCACCAGTATTTTTATCGATATAATCTTTTATAACGATTTTACCAATAATATGAGTGATTGGAACTTTTATTTTAAAAACGTTATCTTTTTCTAATTGTCTAATATGACGTGCCGTAATACGACGACCTATTTCAACATAAGTAACACCATTATATTCAATGTTAAAAGAGGCTGTTTCTCCACGAAGACGTTCAGGAAATAACTCCATATATAGCGTATTATCTTGTTGTATTTCATACGTTACCGTTTCAAAAAACATATTTAAAATTTGATTCGGACTAAAATCAAGTGCACGTAATAGAATAGTAACGGGAAATTTACGACGTCGATCAATACGAGCAAATAAATGATCTTTGGGATCAAATTCAAAATCTATCCAAGAACCCCGATAAGGAATAATACGTGCATTGTATAATATCTTACCGGATGAATGGGTTTTACCTCTATCACTATCAAAGAATACTCCTGGACTACGATGTAACTGAGAGACTACAACACGTTCCGTTCCATTTATAATAAATGTCCCATTATCAGTCATAAGAGGAATTTCGCCCATATACACTTCTTGTTCTTTAATATCCTTTACCTTTCCTTCTAAGTCTTCCTTTTCATAAATCACTAAACGTAGTTTGGTACGCAATGATGCAGAAAATGTGGCTCCACGTATTTGACATTCTTTTACATCAAAAACAGGTTCACTTAAACGATAACTTACATACTGTAACTCCGCATGACCGTTATAACTTTTTATAGGAAAAACAGATCTAAAAGCAGATTCCAGACCATATTGTCCTTCTGGATCACATTTTATAAATTGTTTAAATGAATCAATTTGAATAGATAGAAGATATGGCACCTTTAAAACTTGGGGTCTTTTTCCGAAATCTTTACGAATACGTTTTTTTTCAGTATAGGAGTCAACCATAGGTTCCTCAATAGCTAATAAATTTTTTAATTCTACTAATCATATCGAAGAAATATATATTGATAATAAAAAAATGAGTGATATTCATTGATATTTTATTATCTACTTAGTAGTGTCTAATAAACAGGAGGATATATCGATATTATTTATTTATTTGGATATCGATCATGTTCAGAATAAATCTCTTTATAAATAGATAGACGATTTAATTATTTTATTGAATCTCAACAGAAGCACCTATTTCTTCTAAAGTTTTTTTCAAAGATTCTGCTTCTTCTTTTTTCAGTCCTTCTTTTAATATCGTAGGTGCAGACTCCACTAAATCTTTTGCTTCTTTTAAACCAAGTCCAGTAGCACTACGTACAGATTTAATAACCGACACTTTGTTCGATCCTACTGCTTTTAGAAATACGTTAAATTCTGTTTTTTCTTCTATAATAGATTCGGATGGGATTGAAGTGGCTGTATTTTTATAAATATCCGAAACAGAAACACCGAACTTTTCTTCCATCATAGATATTAATTCAACTACATCGGAAACAGACATTTTAGATATAGTATCTAGGATTTGTTCTTTAGTAATAATAGACATAGAAATAATTCCTGAAATTCAATAAAAATTAAGATGAATGAGTGTTATTTTGGGGATGATAGAATTTTCATTACCCTAATCAATTTTATAATAGAGGCTTCTTTTATAAGCCAGATTAATCTTTCTATTGCTTCGTTATAAGTTGGTAAATTGGCTAATAAATCTATTTGCTCTTTTTCAATGAGTAACTTTCCTTGAAAATTCGCAGCTTTAATATCAAGCTTTGATTTTTCTTTATAAAAAGATCGGAGTATACGAGCGGGAGTACCAGGATGTTCCGTAGAAAATGCAATGAGAATCTGACCAACCAAAATATGTTTGATAGATTCAAAATTTGTCCCAGTTACGATACGTAACATTAATGAATTTGGAATAACTCTTATATATACTCCTTTTTCTCTACACATTTTTCTGAGCGCGGTCATTTCATTTACTGTTATTCCACGATAATCTGCTACTATAATAGATAATGCATTGATAATAAGAGTACGCATTTCAGTAACAATTGCTTTTTTTTGATCAATATTTAATGACACACTATATTCCTCCTTTCTATAAGAGAAAAAATTTTATACTTTTTAAAGAAAAATAGAAAAAACTATAACTAAATACTAGATACGCGTAAAGCTTTAATTTATTAAAGATAGACTATTATGATGAATTTTTATTCCTATACCCATCGTTGTAGAGATATGAATTTGTTTTAAAAAATTTCCACTACTTTTAGCAGGTTGATTTTTTTTTATTGAAATTAGTAAAGTTTCTATATTTTCTTTTAACATCCATTCATCAAAATCTACTTTTCCAACGATAGTATGAATAATACCATTTTTATCATTACGATAATTTATTTGACCTAATTTCGCATTGGTGACTGCTTTTCCTATATCGGATGTGACCGTCCCTATTTTAGGATTGGGCATTAATCCTTTAGGACCCAGAATATGACCTAATTGACTAACTAAAGGCATAGCATCAGGAGAAGCAATAATTACATCAAAATCATAATCATCTTTTTTTATTATTTGAGCCAAATCCTCCATTCCAACTACATCTGCTCCCGCATTTTTAGCGATTCGACTATTCTCACCTTCAGAAAAAACAGCTACTTTGATCTTTCGACCTATACCATGGGGTAATATAACTGAACCACGAATATTTTGATTAGCTTTACGAGTATCAATTCCCAATTGAATAGCAATATCAACACTTTCAATAAAAGTGGACAGAGCTAATTCTTTTAAAATTTTTAATGCTTCAATAATATCATATTCTTTATGAATATTTATTTGTTCTCTCAATTTTCGCATTCTTTTCGTAATTTTAACCATCGATATCCTCTACTAATAATCCTATAGAATGAGCAGTTCCTATAATGGATCGTGCCATAGATTGTAAATTTTTACCAGTTAAATCAGGTGATTTCATTTGAGCAATATCATAAATTTGTTTTGTTGTTACTTTCCCAATCTTTTCTTTACCAGGATTACGAGAACCTGACTGAATATTTGCGAATTTCTTTAAAAGTATAGACGCTGGAGGTGTCTTAAGAATGAAGGTAAAAGATCGATCAGAATAAACGGTAATGACTACAGGTATAGGTATTCCTTTCTCAAAATTTATGGTTTTATTATTAAATTGTTTACAAAATTCCATAATATTCACACCTTTTTGACCTAATGCTGGTCCAATAGGTGGACTTGGATTTGCCATTCCGGCTTGAATTTGAAGTTTAATATAAGATTGAATTTTTTTTGCCATGTTTATCTATCTTTTAAAATTAGAGTAAATATATATTATGTATTATTTATTTAAATTAGCTTTTTTCAACTTGACTAAAGTCTAATTCTACAGGAGTAGAACGTCCAAAAATAGAAACTGATACTTTTAAACGACTTTTTTCATAATCTACTTCTTCTACCATCCCATTAAAATCAGAAAATGGACCCTCTTTAACTCGAACTAATTCTCCGGGTTCGAATAATGTTTTGGGACGAGGTTTATCACCAATATGTTGCAATCTTTTAATAATAATATCAATTTCCTTCTCACTAATAGGGGTCGGATGATCTGAGCTACCACCCACAAATCCCATTAGACGGGGGACGCTTCTTACTAAGTGCCAACTAGTTTCATTCATAATCATTTGTACTAAAATGTAACCTGGAAAGAATTTCCTTTCACTTTTTCTACGTTGTCCATATCTAATTTCTACGACTTCTTCGGTTGGTACCAGAACTTCCCCAAAAAAAACTTCCATATTATGAAGTTTTATATGTTCACGGAGAGATTGTGCAACACGTCCTTCAAATCCAGAAAAAGTTTGAACGACATACCAACGTTTGTTAGGACATTCGGTCATCATATCAAAACATCCTTAGTCTTGTGACGAATGATATTATTTTTACTAAAATACTGTCTAATATCCATATAATAATAGACATTATAATAGTTACTATGCTAACAATCAGAGTAGTATAGAATGTTTCTTGATAAGTTGGCCAAACTACTTTACGTGCTTCAATGCGTGCTTCACGAAAAAATAGCCTTATCATCTTTCCCTGTTGAGTAGTAATAAAAATTATACCAATTATACAAATAAATATACAATCCATTAACATTCTAATGGAATAACTATAATGAGGAAAAAAATAATAATGATTCATTAATATCATCATTAATAAGAAAAAAATCAATACCCATTTTACTTTTTCTGATAAAAGTTTACTTTTTTGTATGTCTATATGTAATTTCATATATATTTAAAAGATTTATTTCATTCATAAGTTAATAACATTCATTATAAATCATAGTAATACGATTTAGCCTATGTCAAAAAGAAAATTTTTAATAAAAATAAATACAATCAATCATTTTAACTTTCAGAAAAGTAGTATAAGGATGGTGCTGATAGACAGATTTGAACTGTCGACCTCACCCTTACCAAGGGTGTGCTCTACCAACTGAGCTATATCAGCGATATACAATAAATATAGCATATTTAATTAATATGGAGCGGACAATGGGAATCGAACCCACCTCATCAGCTTGGAAGGCTGAGGTAATACCCCTATACGATGTCCGCTTTAATCGTGGTTTTGTGTTATTAATGTACATCATATGTCGGTAGTATGCCGGTAGAAGGATTTGAACCTTCGACCTACTGATTACAAATCAGTTGCTCTACCAACTAAGCTATACCGGCTTTTTTTCCATTTCACTCTCTTTGTATCTCGAGATATATTCACCAGAACGTGTGTCTACTCTTACTATATTCCCTATATTAATAAATAAAGGTACTTTAATACGTGCGCCAGTAGATAAACAAGCTAATTTATTACCAGTATTAACTGTATCTCCTTTTAAACCCGGTTCCGTTTCGACTACTTTTAAATTAACAAAATTTGGAACATTTAATACAATAGGGTTCCCATTCCAAAAAGTTAATATATATGAATTTTGAGGTACAAGCCATCTTACATGATCCCCTACTACACTTTTAGTAACCGATACTTGTTCAAAGTTTTCATTATTAATAAAATACCATAAGTTACCATCGGTATATAAATAAGATAATTTTATCTCTACTACATCAGCTATAACTACATATTCACCCGATTTAAAATTTTTTTCAAATACTCCACCAGAAATTAATTTTCTTAAACGAACTCTATTAAAAGCTTGACCTTTACCTGGTTTAATAAATTCAGAAGTTAAAATAACACAAGGTTCACCATGATATATTATCTTAATTCCAGATCGAAATTTATTAGTTTCATACAATATCAATCTCCTTTATTATAAAAGATCGTGAATATTAATAATATGAAGCTATATCGTAATGATTATAATTTATTTTATGGATTAGTAGGAAATATACATTTCCGAATATCTTAGCAAAAACAATCTATTTTTTTATTTAATATATAATATTTTCACCTATTTTAATAGTATTGCTTTATAAAATAATAAATTATTTAAGTATCTATAAATAATAGAACATTATAAAGTCTAATATAATAGAAGAGAATACTAATCTATTTATATTTTCGATACTGTTTTTTCCTGTAATTTATCAAAAGGTGAATTTTGTAATGCTAATATTAATACTTCATCTATACGTTGAATTGGATGAATTTCAAGTTCATTAATTACAATATCTGGCATATCTTCTAAATCTCTTTTATTATCATACGGTATTAATACTTTTTTTACTCCTCCACGATGAGCAGCTAGTAATTTTTCTTTTAATCCTCCGATAGGTAATACTTGTCCACATAAAGTAATTTCACCAGTCATAGCAACATCTGATTTCACTGGATTACCAGTTAAACAAGATACTAAAGCAGTACACATTGCAATCCCAGCACTAGGACCATCTTTAGGTGTAGCACCCTCTGGAACATGTACATGAATATCACGTTTTTCATAAAAATCTGGATTGATACCTAATTTTTCAGCTCTAGCTCGCATTACAGTCAAGGCGGCTTGAATTGACTCTTGCATTACTTCACCTAATGAACCTGTATATGTAAGTTTTCCTTTTCCTGGAACACACGCAGTTTCAATAGTTAAAAGATCACCACCAACTTCAGTCCAAGCAAGACCTGTCACTTGTCCAATACGATTTTCGATGTTTTTTCTTCCAAAATCGAATCGTCGAACACCTAGAAAATCTTTTAAATTATCAGAATTAATCATTATATGCTTAATACTTTTGTCCATTAATAAAGTTTTAACAGCTTTTCTACAAAGTTTAGAAATTTCTCTTTCTAAACCTCTTACTCCTGGTTCACGAGTATAATAACGAATAATATCTAATAATGAACTATCTTCTATGATTATTTCTCCTTTTTTTATTGCATTACGTTCAAGCTGTTTAGCTAATAAATGTCTACGTGCAATATTTAATTTTTCATCTTCAGTATATCCAGATAATCGAATGACTTCCATACGATCAAGTAGAGGAGCAGGAATATTCATAGAATTTGATGTAGCAACAAACATTACATCAGATAAATCATAATCTACTTCTAAATAATGATCATTAAATGCAACATTTTGTTCTGGATCTAATACCTCTAAAAGTGCAGATGCTGGATCACCTCTCATATCTGAAGACATTTTATCAATTTCATCAAGTAGAAAAAGTGGATTTTTTACTCCTGTTTTAGATATTTTTTGTATTAATTTTCCAGGCATAGAACCAATATAAGTACGACGATGCCCTCTTATTTCTGCTTCATCACGCATTCCTCCTAAAGCCATACGTATATAGGGTCTCCCCGTTGCTCTAGCAATAGATTGTCCTAAAGAGGTTTTTCCAACACCAGGAGGTCCTACCAAACACAATATCGGTCCTCTAATTTTATTATTCCTACTTTGAACTGCTAAATATTCTAAAATACGTTCTTTTACTTTTTGTAGACCATAATGATCTTTATCTAAAATATTTTGAGCTTTAAATAAATCTTTTTTTATTTTACTACGTGCATGCCAAGGGACTAAAAGCATCCATTCAATATAACTTCTTACCACCGTTGCTTCTGCAGAGATAGGTGACATCATTTTTAATTTATTTAATTCTGCTTCAGTTTTCTCTTTAGCTTCTTGAGGCATTTTTAATTCTTTTATCTTTTTTCTTAGAATTTCATTTTCATCTGGTGTATTTTCTATTTCTCCTAATTCTTTCTGAATAGCTTTAATTTGTTCATTTAAATAATATTCTCTCTGACTTTTCTCCATTTGTTTTTTTACACGATTACGAATACGTTTTTCCAATTGTAGTAAGTCAATTTCTGATTCCATCATTGCCATTAAATATTCTAGACGTTCATTAATATTATCCATTTCTAGCACTGATTGTTTATCACTTAATTTTAAAGGCATATGAGCCGCAATAGTATCGGCTAAACGAGCAGCATCATTAATATTATTTAAGGAGGTTAATACTTCTGGTGAAATTTTTTTATTAAGTTTAATATAATTTTCAAATTGATCAATAGCCGTACGTATCAGTACTTTTTGTTCTTTATTATCCAATTTAATTGTGTTAAAATAATCTGCTTCGGCCGTAAAATGGTCGCCATTATCAGATAA
It encodes:
- the lon gene encoding endopeptidase La — encoded protein: MDTDRSECVGIPVLPLRDVVVYPHMVIPLFVGREKSIRCLEAAMESNKKIMLVAQKDASTDEPDVTDLFSVGTISSILQMLKLPDGTVKVLVEGIARARIITLSDNGDHFTAEADYFNTIKLDNKEQKVLIRTAIDQFENYIKLNKKISPEVLTSLNNINDAARLADTIAAHMPLKLSDKQSVLEMDNINERLEYLMAMMESEIDLLQLEKRIRNRVKKQMEKSQREYYLNEQIKAIQKELGEIENTPDENEILRKKIKELKMPQEAKEKTEAELNKLKMMSPISAEATVVRSYIEWMLLVPWHARSKIKKDLFKAQNILDKDHYGLQKVKERILEYLAVQSRNNKIRGPILCLVGPPGVGKTSLGQSIARATGRPYIRMALGGMRDEAEIRGHRRTYIGSMPGKLIQKISKTGVKNPLFLLDEIDKMSSDMRGDPASALLEVLDPEQNVAFNDHYLEVDYDLSDVMFVATSNSMNIPAPLLDRMEVIRLSGYTEDEKLNIARRHLLAKQLERNAIKKGEIIIEDSSLLDIIRYYTREPGVRGLEREISKLCRKAVKTLLMDKSIKHIMINSDNLKDFLGVRRFDFGRKNIENRIGQVTGLAWTEVGGDLLTIETACVPGKGKLTYTGSLGEVMQESIQAALTVMRARAEKLGINPDFYEKRDIHVHVPEGATPKDGPSAGIAMCTALVSCLTGNPVKSDVAMTGEITLCGQVLPIGGLKEKLLAAHRGGVKKVLIPYDNKRDLEDMPDIVINELEIHPIQRIDEVLILALQNSPFDKLQEKTVSKI